From Drosophila virilis strain 15010-1051.87 chromosome X, Dvir_AGI_RSII-ME, whole genome shotgun sequence, the proteins below share one genomic window:
- the LOC6636018 gene encoding carboxypeptidase B, with protein MEGEMSQRLGQLMLLGMLLAMASATNSSLAFQGNEYLNGIPERFDETQLWRVHNMSDAMLQSIPVGQVLEEKFGGNIWKENSKFLDVSIGKEHVKAARSFLQAHRLDAEVLSDNVQSLIDQELLEGIQATQAQPGARSKKASRSGSGMHWKDYHDLETIYAFMREIRAKYPNICRLYTIGQTAEKRDLKVLRISENPREFKKVWIDGGIHAREWISPATVTFILYQLMHNWENQPAHIRGLTWYIMPVMNPDGYEYSRTTNRLWRKNRSASRRTNCFGVDLNRNFDIGWTGFGSSKDPCSDVYRGSAAASELETKAVSDFLAKRKYNLEAYLTYHSYGQMVVYPWAYKAVKVKDSSVLQRVASTAVDRIAQKTGSSYTAAVTHEVLGIAGGGSDDWSRAALGVKYVYTIELRDRGTYGFVLPPKFIKDTALEGWTVAETVAQSIG; from the exons ATGGAAGGAGAGATGAGTCAACGACTAGGTCAGCTGATGCTGCTCGGGATGCTCCTGGCCATGGCGAGTGCGACAAACAGCTCGCTGGCTTTTCAGGGTAATGAGTATCTAAACGGGATACCGGAGCGCTTTGACGAGACGCAGTTGTGGCGCGTTCACAACATGAGCGATGCCATGCTGCAGAGCATACCCGTTGGCCAGGTGCTGGAGGAGAAGTTTGGTGGTAACATTTGGAAGGAGAACTCCAAGTTTCTGGACGTCTCCATTGGCAAGGAGCACGTGAAGGCGGCGCGCAGTTTTCTGCAAGCCCACCGTCTCGATGCCGAGGTGCTGTCGGACAATGTCCAGTCCCTGATCGATCAGGAGCTGTTGGAAGGCATCCAGGCCACACAAGCCCAGCCAGGCGCACGCTCAA AGAAGGCCTcacgcagcggcagcggcatgCACTGGAAGGACTATCACGATCTGGAGACCATCTATGCGTTTATGCGCGAAATACGCGCCAAGTATCCGAATATATGTCGCCTCTATACCATAGGACAGACGGCCGAGAAACGCGATTTGAAAGTCTTGCG CATCTCGGAAAATCCGCGCGAATTCAAAAAAGTTTGGATCGACGGCGGCATCCATGCACGTGAGTGGATCAGCCCGGCAACAGTTACGTTTATACTGTACCAGCTAATGCACAACTGGGAGAATCAGCCGGCGCATATACGCGGCCTCACCTGGTACATAATGCCCGTAATGAATCCGGATGGCTACGAGTACAGCCGCACGACGAATCGACTGTGGCGTAAGAATCGCTCGGCATCGCGACGAACCAATTGCTTTGGCGTCGATCTGAATCGCAATTTCGATATTGGCTGGACCGGATTCGGTTCCTCAAAGGATCCCTGCAGCGATGTCTATCGCGGCAGCGCAGCCGCCTCCGAGCTGGAAACGAAGGCCGTCTCCGATTTTCTGGCCAAGCGCAAATACAATCTGGAGGCGTATCTAACCTATCACAGCTACGGCCAGATGGTCGTCTATCCGTGGGCCTACAAGGCCGTCAAGGTCAAGGATTCGAGCGTGCTGCAGCGCGTCGCCAGCACCGCCGTCGATCGCATTGCCCAAAAGACGGGCAGCAGCTATACGGCGGCCGTCACCCACGAGGTGCTCGGCATTGCCGGCGGCGGCTCCGACGATTGGAGCCGTGCCGCACTCGGCGTTAAATACGTGTACACCATTGAGTTGCGCGATCGCGGCACCTACGGCTTTGTCCTGCCGCCCAAATTCATCAAGGACACCGCCCTCGAGGGCTGGACCGTTGCCGAGACAGTTGCCCAATCCATCGGCTGA
- the LOC6636017 gene encoding carboxypeptidase B: MHYAYALWAVALCMPQLLAAASSSSSRYDFFARTGDNLVRLPFFGGGVAQLLRYLRPMELAGGIERRSALRMALDENYVSYRGAQLWKLNFNGTRKRGDSSPDAQFNQFVEDFGSEVWNINQDGIDIIIEHKNVAAAQQYMEQTAFSYNIMIDDIETAIDETYTEVNEADTDNTLANYSLPWLNREGALLTWRRYHDQGDMQQFLQNILETHSELAEIVQIGLTRNKRPLEVLRISNGNSNNWAVFVDAGMQARDWLSPAALTYAISKLSWLWEQGEADKAMRHIDWYFLPLANPDGYQYSRLTDRLWTKNRNYDSASGCYGVNLDRNFDYGWGQAGSTSNPCKNLYHGAKSFSEPETRAIRNFLLGMRDYLGAYVSFGGYGQAITYPWGDADYVTSNQRELRHTARQAILNFRRLNHAEYSMGSSYRQKLARSGNAADWVQQHIEPQYVYNVFLKDQGRYGYLMPPHYILESGEEAYEFLKTIAQQLN; the protein is encoded by the exons atgcattacgcatacgcactgTGGGCCGTTGCATTATGCATGCCACAGCTGttggcagcagcatcatcatcctcatcaCGTTACGATTTCTTTGCGCGCACCGGCGACAATCTGGTGCGTTTGCCCTTCTTTGGCGGCGGCGTCGCCCAGCTGCTGCGCTACCTGCGCCCCATGGAGCTGGCGGGCGGCATTGAACGCCGCTCGGCGCTGCGCATGGCGCTGGACGAGAACTACGTGAGCTATCGGGGCGCTCAACTCTGGAAGCTCAACTTCAATGGCACACGCAAACGCGGCGATAGCTCACCGGATGCCCAGTTCAATCAATTCGTGGAAGACTTTG GCAGCGAGGTGTGGAACATCAATCAGGATGGCATCGATATAATCATCGAGCACAAGAATGTGGCGGCCGCACAGCAGTACATGGAGCAGACTGCCTTCAGCTATAATATCATGATCGATGACATCGAGACGGCCATCGATGAGACCTACACGGAGGTCAACGAGGCGGATACCGATAACACGCTGGCTAACTACTCGCTGCCCTGGCTAAACCGAGAGGGTGCACTGCTCACCTGGCGAAGGTACCACGATCAGGGCGATATGCAGCAGTTTCTTCAGAATATATTGGAAACGCATTCCGAGCTGGCAGAGATCGTGCAAATTGGTCTCACACGCAACAAGCGCCCACTGGAGGTGCTCAG AATCTCGAATGGCAATTCGAATAATTGGGCCGTTTTTGTGGATGCCGGAATGCAGGCGCGCGACTGGCTCAGCCCTGCAGCGCTGACCTATGCCATCTCGAAGTTGAGCTGGCTATGGGAGCAGGGTGAGGCGGATAAAGCAATGCGTCACATCGATTGGTACTTTCTGCCATTGGCTAATCCCGATGGCTATCAGTACTCTCGACTCACCGACCGTCTGTGGACCAAGAATCGCAATTACGACAGCGCCAGCGGCTGCTATGGCGTCAACTTGGATCGCAACTTTGACTATGGCTGGGGCCAGGCGGGCTCCACATCGAATCCGTGCAAGAACCTGTACCACGGCGCGAAAAGCTTCTCCGAGCCGGAGACGCGTGCCATACGTAACTTTTTGCTCGGCATGCGCGACTATTTGGGCGCGTATGTGTCCTTCGGTGGCTACGGCCAGGCGATCACCTATCCCTGGGGCGATGCTGACTATGTGACCAGCAATCAGCGAGAGCTGCGCCACACGGCCCGCCAGGCGATCCTCAACTTTCGCCGGCTCAACCATGCCGAGTACAGCATGGGCAGCAGCTATCGCCAGAAGCTGGCGCGATCGGGCAATGCGGCCGACTGGGTCCAACAGCACATCGAGCCGCAATATGTGTACAATGTGTTCCTTAAAGATCAGGGTCGCTATGGCTACCTGATGCCGCCGCACTACATACTCGAGTCCGGGGAGGAGGCCTACGAATTTCTGAAGACCATAGCTCAACAGCTGAACTGA